From Procambarus clarkii isolate CNS0578487 unplaced genomic scaffold, FALCON_Pclarkii_2.0 HiC_scaffold_116, whole genome shotgun sequence, a single genomic window includes:
- the LOC123753673 gene encoding uncharacterized protein yields MAESENKYIVVEDEEGELSIIHIKWMFSASDGSNVGYWPRENQSSKAKRGEIPDPSKWRRFNISKIYSIDSTWELALKHLKKAEETSNMESDTDTSYHHRAVKYRRIPNDVDRDSEDSPPRKVTVSMPRKTAECKLTLDEHKNNMIQESGNLI; encoded by the exons ATGGCTGAATCTGAAAATAAATACATCGTTGTGGAAGATGAAGAAGGAGAATTGTCAATCATCCATATCAAATGGATGTTTAGTGCATCTGAT GGATCAAACGTGGGCTATTGGCCACGTGAAAACCAATCATCGAAAGCCAAAAGAGGAGAAATACCAGACCCATCGAAATGGAGACGTTTCAACATCAGCAAGATTTATTCCATTGATA GTACTTGGGAACTTGCCCTAAAACACCTTAAAAAGGCAGAAGAAACGTCAAATATGGAAAGTGACACAGACACAAGTTATCACCATAGGGCAGTAAAATACAGAAGAATACCAAATGATGTGGATAGAG ACAGTGAAGATTCACCACCAAGAAAAGTAACTGTTTCCATGCCCCGAAAGACTGCCGAGTGTAAGCTGACTCTAGATGAACATAAAAATAATATGATACAGGAATCaggtaatttaatttaa